The nucleotide sequence GCGGTCTTGCTTCTGTCAGGGGTTCTCATGAGGTACGTCGACGAGCCACACGTGGCGTCCTTCTTCCTCGGCGTCTCCTGCGCTGTGGTTGTCATCATCGGCGAGGTCGTGTGGAACATGGCCTGCGTCTCGTGCCGAGGTGGATGGAGGAATATCGTCGCCCTCTCGGTCGCCGCTGGCCTGATACTTATAGCGAACGTCCACCCGTTCCTGGCGCTTGTGGCGGCTGTGACCGTCCGGCTGATCGCCGGTGAAAGGGCGTCGGCGTGAGCGTCCTCGTCTCCCTGGCGGCGGTATTCGCCCGTATAGGGCTCGCAGCCTTCGGAGGCGGTCTTGCGACGATCCCCTTCATCCACTTCGAGCTCGTCGCCACAAGGGGATGGCTCACCGAGAGATCCTTCTCGGAGGTGGTCTCACTCGCCCAGATGACACCGGGCCCTCTTGCGTTGAACGCGGCCACCTACGTGGGCTACCGGGTCGCCGGGGTCGCCGGGTCGTTCGTCGCGACTCTCTCCGTGATCCTGGCCCCTCTATCCCTTCTTGTCGCCGTGCTGTTTTTGCTTTCCAGGGCCTCTCGGGAGTGGAGAGGTACGGTCAAACGTCTCCAGAGCGCGCTCAGGCCCGCAGTGTCCGGCATGATGCTGGCTGCCTTCTGGATGATTCTTCGTCCCCTGGGCGACGACTGGAGGCTTCCCTTTCTCGCTGTCTGCCTGTTCCTGGCCAGAGGGGTCGGGGGGGTCTTGGCGGACTACCCGCTTCTTCTGCTGCTGGCGGCTGGAGTGGTCGGGGTTTTGCTTCTGTAGGCACCACTACAGACGAAAGGAGTGATGGACGATGGAGATGAAAATCGCAGTCGTCGACCTGACGGACTCCTCGACGGAGACGATCGTCATAGGCGACGCCCTTTTAAGAAAGTACCTGGGAGGTTCCGGAATTGGCACCTATCTCCTGTTTGAATACGGGTCGCCCCTGTTCGACCCCCTCTCCCCGGACAACCCGTTGATCTTCGTGAACGGCCCCTTCCAGGGGGCGGGCATACCGACCTCCGGACGGCACCACGTCCTGTCCAGATCCCCTCTAACCGGCATATTCGGAGAGTCCGACTGCGGCGGTACCTTCGGTTTTCACATGAGAAGAGCGGGGTTTGGCGGGGTCGTCTTTACGGGCAGGGCCGATTCCCCGGTCTATGCGGCCCTCGTCGACGGGCGGGTCGAAATTCGCGACGCATCCTCCCTGTGGGGACGAGATACATTCGAAACGGAGCGGCTGCTGCAGGAGCTGGAGAGGCCGTCCGGCGTAGCCTGCATTGGCCCTGCGGGCGAGAACGGGGTCCTGTTTGCAAGCGTCATGCACGACGGGGCCAACGCGAGGGCCGCCGGCAGGGGAGGAATGGGGGCCGTGATGGGCTCTAAGAACCTGAAGGCGATAGTGGCCCGGGGGAGCGAGAGGGCGAAGCTGCATAACGAGGGGCGCGTGCGCGAGAGGTCGTCGGCGATGAGCAGGCTCTACATGGAGAAACTTCAGTCGATGACCCGATTCGGTACCGCCGGAGGAGTGGCGCTCGCCGAACGGAACGGAGACCTGCCGATAAAGAACTGGAGCGTGGGCTCGTGGCCTGAAAATGTAATGAGCATCACTGGACAGGCGATGGCCGAGACCATTCTCAAAGGCACCTGGGGTTGCGTGACCTGCCCGATAAGGTGCGGGCGCGACGTAGAGTTCGAAGAGATCAAGGGCTCGGGGCCAGAGTACGAGACTATAGGCATGCTGGGCAGCAACTGCATGGTCGACGACCTTAAGACCATCGGGCGAGCGAACGACATCTGCAACAGGACGGGGATGGACACGATCTCGGCCGGTTCGGCCGTGGCGTTCGCGATGGAGCTGTACGAGAGGGGCATCCTGGGCGAGCGGGACATAGGCTATCCCCTGCGATGGGGTGACGGAAACGCGATGCTGCGCCTGCTGAGCGATATAGCGGAGATGAGGGACATAGGTTCACTGCTCGCGCAGGGAACGAAAAAGGCGGCGGAGCTGATAGGGAACGGGGTGGAGAGGTACGCGATCCACGTCAAGGGCATGGACCTTCCCGCGCACGATCCGCGGTGCTACAAGAGCCTCGCCACGGGATACGCCACCTCCAACAGGGGGGCGTGCCACCTGTCCGGATACACCTACGCCTTCGAGAGGAGCGCGATCTACCCGGACCTCGGCGTAGAAGAGGTCATGGACAGGACGACGGACGAGGGAAAGGGAAGGCTCAACGTCGACTTTCAGAACATGATGGGGGTCCTCGACTCGCTCAAGATGTGCAAGTTTCCCTTCTCGACGACGAGGGTGGACGACATCCTCGAATGGCTCAACGGTATAACGGGGTGGAGCATGACCGCGGAGGAGCTGCTTGAGGCGGGCGAGCGCATCTTCAACCTGAAGAGGGTCTTCAACGTGGCCTGCGGGGTGACAGCGAAGGACGATACATTGCCGGAAAGGATACTGAGAGAGCCGAGAGGAAGCGGAGGCTCCCCGTTCACCCTCCCCGACCTGTCGGCCCAGTTGAGGGAGTACTATTCCGCCAGGGGCTGGACGAAGGACGGAAGCCCCGCGATCGATAGACTGGAGTCGCTGGGACTCGAGGAGTACGTTCCTTGGCTGGACGTACGTAGCTTTGACGATGGAGAATGCATGGACAATGGTCGGGAAATTCAGCCGTAACACGATTTTGCTTTTGGTCGTCTCGTTTTTATTGGCATGGCCGGCCTCCTGGCTGGTCGATATGTACGTGCTGTCCAGGTGGAACACGGATGACTCGGCGATAGTTCTGCTCGAAGAGGTGATGGGCAGAACGACCGAGTACGACGCCCAGGGCGCGGGGGAGTGGAGCACGGAGAGGGTCGGGGTTCGAATAACCTTCAGGAACGGACCTCTTGCCGGCAAGACCGAGACAGTGGATATCATCCAGCTCGCGGACAGTCGGCTTGAACTTGCACCTGGCAGGGAGTACCTGTTTCTGGTGGACGTGTTCGACGACGGCACGTACCAGTGCTCCATAAGCGACAGGTACAGGATACCGGTCGTGGCGGGCTTCATCACCTTCGCCTGCCTGGCCTTCTCAGTGCTGACCGGGATGGCAGGGGTGAAGGCTCTGGCGGGGCTTTTCTGCTCTCTTTTTCTCCTGCTCGGCTGGTTCGTGCCCAAGCTCGCCCACGGCGGCACGCCGGTTCCGTTCGCCATACTGGCCGTCGCGGGAGTCTCCATCCTGACGATAGTCTTCGTGGTCCCGAGGAGGAACCTGTGGCCTATCCCCTTCATCGGCGCCGTGGGGGGCACCGTTGCGGCGTCGATGACCGGTTGGATCATGGTCTCCCTGTGGCAGCTGACCGGCCTTGAGAACGACAGTGCCCTGCTTCTCTTCTCCCTGGTGCCGTGGATGGAGCTTCGGGGCCTTCTTCTCGCGGCCGTCATGGTGGGGGCGATCGGCGCGGTGCTGGACGTGGCGATCTCCGTCACCTCCACGATGGCCGAGCTCTACTCCTACGACCCGGACATAACACTGAGGAGACTCTGGCAGGCGGGAATCAACGTCGGCAGCGACGTGCTGGGAAGCATGATCAACACGCTGATCCTGGCCTACTTGGGCAGCTCCCTACCGTTCGTCGTCCTCATCGTGCTGGAGGGGCCGGACATGACGGCGCTTCTCAACGACCCTCATATCGCGCAGGAGTTTCTGCGAAGCGTGGCGGGGACCGTCGGGCTCCTTCTTACCATTCCAGTGACGGCAACTGCGGGTATATGGTGGATGTCGCGTTTTCCCCCGGTGATTAAACGAACGGTAGACCCCGCCGACGAGAAAATCAGCTGACCGGCGGGACGTAAAGATGATAAAATGAACTTCGGCGTACCGGCTTAAAAACAGTTCTGGAGGTGTTGTAATGAAAAGAGTGGCGATAAACGGACTAGGCAGGATCGGAAGGCTCGCTCTGCGCTGTTACATGGAGAACAAGCCCTCCGATGTAGAGATAGTGGCCCTGAACTCGCGCAGGACGCCCGAGGACATGGCGTACTACATCAAGTACGACTCGGTGCACGGTAGGGCGAAATTCGCGGTGGAGCCGGGGGAGAGCAGCATCAAGCTGGGCGACACGGTCTTCCCGATGCTCAAGGAGGGAGACCCGTCGACGCTCCCGTGGAAGGAACTCGGGGTGGACATAGTGCTCGAGTGCACCGGCGCGTTCAACAAGAGGGAGAAGGCCGCAGCTCACTTGGACTCGGGGGCCAAGAAGGTGCTCGTCAGCGCTCCCGTGAGCGACGCTGACCTGATGGTAGTACTGGGGGTCAACGAGGGCGACTACGATCCCTCGAAGCACTTCGTGATCTCTAATGCCTCTTGCACGACCAATTCGATCGCGCCCGTGACGAAGGTCATCAACGATTCGTTCGGCATCGATTACCTGATGGGAACCACGATACACGCATACACTTCCACCCAGCTTCTCGTCGACGCTCCCAGGGGAGGAGGCAGAAAGGGAAGAGCGGCAGCTGTCTCCTTGGTGCCCGCGACCACCGGGGCGGCGAAGGCCATGATCCCTCTCTTCCCGGAGCTTAACGGGCGCATGGACATGATCGCCGTCCGCGTGCCCGTAGCCAACGGGTCGCTCACCGATGTGGTTGTCAACCTCAAAAAGGAGGCCACGGTGGAGGCGTTGAACTCCGCGCTCAAGACCGCCGCGGACGGCTATCTCAAGGGGATTCTCGAGTACAGCGACGAGGAGCTTGTCTCCGCGGATATAATCGGGAACACCCATTCGGGGATAGTCGATGGACTTTCCACCAAGGTGGTCCAGGGCAAGGTCGCGAAGGTCATGGTCTGGTACGACAACGAGTATGGCTACTCTCAGAGGATGATAGACCTGGCGGAGTACATCGCGCGCAAGGGTTAGGGACGGGCGGGCGTCGGGCGGTGATTTGTCACTCGCCTGCCGCCCGCTTCTTTCTCAAGGATACGAAGGCCTGGACGATCTCCGGGTCATAGGCCGAGCCTGCAAGATCGCAAAGCTCGTCCAGCGCCTCCTGCTCCCCTTTACTTTTCCGGTAGGGACGGTCGGAGACCATGGCGTCGTATGAGTCGACGACCGCGAGAATGCGCGCCTCAAGGCAGATCTCGCCCATTGTCAGCCCGTAAGGGTAGCCGCTGCCGTCGACCCGTTCATGGTGCTGAAGGACGATCTTGGCCAGGGGCCAGGGAAAGTCCAGGGTCGACAGGATGTTATGCCCGTACTCCGGGTGTTTTTTTACGAGCTCGTACTCCGCTTCGGAGAGGAAAGAGGGCTTGCCCAGTATTTCCGCCGGAATGTAAAGCTTCCCGATGTCGTGCACCAACCCCGCGTACCTTACCGCCATCCTTGTCTCCTCGGGTAGGTTCATCTCCACGGCGAGCGACTCCGCAAGCTCGGAGACGTTCTTCTGGTGGCCCGATGTCGAGTCGTCGCGCAGTTCGCTGACCTGGCGGAGGACCGAGATCGCCCCGGAGAACCTGCCGAGGATGATCTCGTGGGCCTTCCGAAGAGCGTCCTCCTCTCTCTTCCTCTCTATCGCTATCGACAGCAGCTCCGAGAACAGCGCCAGCATGGGCTCGTCGGAGGCGTCGTACCAGCGGGGCAGGGGGTCGACCAGGGCGAGGAAGCCCTGGAGATTCCTGTTGAGCAGGAGAGGCATCAGCGCTATGCGTCCGTGCAGACCGTCCCGCTTCAACCTGTGATCCCTTATCGACGGCTCCACCAGCAGGACCGTGGGTAGGGGGTCTTTTTTTAGCAGCGACTTCCAGAAGAAGTCCTCCCCGAAGAGCGGGTCATCTCCGTTCGGGCGTCTCTCCATCCTGCCCTCGGGGAATATCTCGATCTCGGGTACGAGCGCCCCCGTCTCGGACATGACGTAGATCGACGCGAAACGGGCGCCCGACAGGTTTAGAATATCGCCAAGCGCCACCTTCATCGTCTCGCCGAACTCTCCCTCCATGACGAAGCGAGACGAGATGGCCGTCACCTGTTTTTGAAGGGCCGTCCTCCTGCGCAGCATCGCCTGCAGCCTCTTCCTCTCGCTGATGTCCTCGAACAGCGCGCAGTAGACGTCCTCCTCCGAGACAGAGGGAAGGGGGAAGGTAAGGAACGAGACGGGAATGGTACCCCCCTCGCCGTCCGGGACCTTCGTCTCCTTGGACTTGACGGACGTCGCCAGGTTCGTCATAAAGCTCGGGAAGACCTCCTCCTCGGTGAAGACTGTACCTGTTCCAGCAAGAAGGGACATGATGCCCACCTGGGGGATGCCATCGGTAAGACGGAACAGTTCCCTGAAACGGGAGTTGGTCTCCTTGATCTGGCCGAGAATGTCGTAGATGATTATCCCTTGGGGGGAGTTCTCGAAAAGGTTCTTCCAAGACTCCGACTGTCTGAACAGCTCCGACTCGGCGATTTTTCTCGCCTTGATCTTTCTTCTGAGAATGAACGCCGAGCTTCCAAGGATTATAAACAGGAGGATGTTGCCCGCGATGAGGGGCACAAATCTGTTTATCTCCTGGAAGGGATCTCCGTGCAGGATGCTCCCGGGAGGAAGGGATGAGCGTTGAATGCCTAGATTCTTCACCTCCGCGTAGTTGAAGATCAGCCGGTTGTTCGCTCCCCTGGCAAGCGGGATCGTCTCGGTCGCGGTTCCCCCGAGGACTTTGAGTGCTATCTCTCCTGCCATGCGCCCTATTTGGCTGCCCCCTCCGGTCACCGTCCCGAGCACGCCCAGCGCGGCCGTCTCCTCAAGCAGGGAGTAGGTCGACAGTTCGTTCGCGCTTTGAATCGCCTCGACCACCGTGGGCAGAGGGATCAACCTGCCTCCCACGGAGACGGAGAAATTCCCCAGCAAGACCACCGAGTTCGGCGGCAGCTTCGCAAAGGAGTCCATCATTTCCTCTATGCTGAGGCCTATGTAAGGGAATATGCGCTGAGTTGGGAAAGAGAGGGTGATAGCGGCGTCCCTTAGCCTCGCCAGATCCATGAAGCCCCTGGGGGTCCTGTCGACCAGGAGGGCTATCTTCGGTATGTCGCCGTGGAGCCGTATCAACTCCCTGAGCAGGAACAGGGCCGAGTCCTCGCTGAAAACCCCCGTGGCGCGTTCATCGGGAAACCGCCTGATGAGATGTCTGTCGGTGAGGGAGGAGAAGACGATGGGAACATCCGGCAGCGCAGCTCCGACCTGCTCGAGGGCGAAGTTCAGCGCGTTGTTCTCGGTGGTGATGATCAAGTCGAGCGGGATCGACGTGTACCGTTTTTGCAGCAGGGTGCGCAGCTCGGGGAGGTAGAGGGCAGGCATCGTCCTCGTGATGCCGATCTCCTCGACCAGGAACTCCACATCCACGCCCCGCTCCCTGAAAACCGAGAATATCCCCTGGTTCACTTTCGCCGTCCAGAGGTCTTCCGTCGTGTAGCTGTTCAATATGAGGATCCGCTTGCGTTCGGCCGAGGCAGGAAGCTCTCCCGCCAGGCATGCCAGCACAAGCGCAGTCGCCATAAGCAGCGTCAACCTTCGGAGCATGGTATGGAACAGAGGCATTATTACTCCTTCCCCCACTTTCGCCGACCCGGGCATGCGTAGTCGACGGCGCTTCTTCCCGCTTGGAATCCCGTGCTCCAGCACATCTGCAGGTTGAAACCGCCGGTCGGGCCGTCAATATCGATGATTTCTCCAGCAAAAAACAGGTTCTCCGCGATCTTCGAGCGCATGCTGCGAGGGTCAATCTCGTCCAAAGCCACTCCCCCCGCTGTTACGATGGCCCAGTCGAATCCCAGGAGCCCCTTCGGGGTCAGGCGATATCCTTTCAGCGCGGATGCGATCTCTGAGATGGCGTCGTTGCCGATACCATCCACCCTCGCTACCTCGGGGATTCGAACGGAGCGAAGAAAGGCCGGAATGAAGTCCGCAGGCAGAATATCGCCCAAAGAATCCTTGAGCACTCTTCCGGAGAATTTTTCAAAATCCCTCTTGATTCTCCTGCAAAGCACATCCTCCGAGAGAGCCGGCTTCAGGTCGATTATGAGCTCGGCCTCCCCCGAGTTCAACGCCGCCGCTATCTCCTTGCTCATGTCCATCGCTATCGACCCGCTGATCCCGAACTTCGTGAGCAAGAGTTCGCCGAAACGGTCGGCCAGTACTCTCCCGCCCTGCCGGAGTACAAGGGACACGTTGCGCAGCGTAAGTCCCCACGCGCACCGGGGCCACCGCTCGACTGTCGTCACGGGGCACAGAGCGGGCACGGGAGGGACTATCGTGTGCCCGGCTTTGCTCGCCAGGCGGTAGCCGTCGCCGGTCGACCCGGTCTTCGGAAAGGATTTGCCTCCTGTGCACAGGACGAACGCATCTCCCTCGACAGTTCCGTTCGAAGTGATCAGGCGGCGGATACGTCCATCATTTATTTCGACATCAAGCACGCCGGCTCCGCAGCGCACCTCCGCCCCGCCGCTGCAAGCTCGCCGGAGAAGGGCGTCGAGGACATCTCGGGCGTCTCCGGAGGCGGGATATACCCTCCTCCCGCGCTCGATCGAGAGCTCTATTCCCAGCGATCTGAAGAAGTCCATCGTCTCGGACGGGCCGAACCTGGAGAAGACGGAGTAAAGGAACTTGCCGTTGTGCCCGAATTTTGCAAGAAAACTCCCCGTGTCGTCCTCCGAACTGGTCAGGTTGCAGCGCCCCTTCCCGGTCAGCAGCAGCTTCTCCCCCGCCGACCGGTTCTTCTCCAGCAGGATCGTTCGGGCGCCTCCGACCGCGGCTTCCCCCGCCGCGATGAGCCCTGCGGGGCCCGCTCCTATCACCACGACTCGCCCAGCGCTCAAAGGGGACCTTCCTTCGCGCCTCCCGGCATGGAGAGTGAAATACGGTTTCGCTGCAGGTCCGTCTCCATCACCGTAACCCTTACCCTGTCGCCTGGTTGCGGCGTCATCCCGCGAGGTATTCGGCTTTTGTGGAGGAGACCCTCCTGCTGCACGCCTATATCCACGAATGCGCCGAACGAGGTCGTGTTTGTCACTATTCCCGGAAGCTCCATGCCCGGCGAGAGGTCTTGAATTTTTTCCACTCCGTCGGCGAACTCGAACGGTTCAAAGACATCTCGCACGTCCCGCCCCGGGCGTTTCATCTCGTCGATTATATCGTTCAGGGTCGGAAGACCGGCGTCCGGCGATACATACTTGCCGACGTCCAGTCTATCGCAAAGCTCGGGGTTCTCAAGCAGCTCCGCCAACGAGCATTCCAGGTCCGATGCCATCCTCTCGACCAATGGGTATCGCTCAGGATGCACCGACGACCCGTCCAACGGGTTGTCACCTCCCCTGATGCGCAGGAAGCCCGCCGCCTGTTCAAATGTCTTTGGTCCGAGCCGCGGCACGTCAAGCAGCTCTCCCCTGGACCTGAAGGGCCCGTTGTTCTGACGATGCTGCACGATTCGAGACGCCGCGGCGGGTCCTATGCCCGACACGTGCGACAAGAGCTCCGGCCCGGCGGTGTTCAGATCGACCCCCACTGCGTTCACGCATGATTCGACGACCGTGGCGAGGGCGCTCTTCAGCCCCTTCTGATCCACGTCGTGCTGATACTGTCCGACTCCGATCGATTTCGGATCTATCTTGACGAGCTCCGCGAGGGGGTCCAGCAACCTCCTGCCGATGGAGACAGCCCCCCTGACCGTGATGTCCTTGTCCGGAAACTCCCTGCGCGCGGCCTCGGACGCGGAGTAGATCGAGGCGCCGCTCTCGTTGACCATCGCGACCACGACTTGCTCCGGAAGGCCCAGTCTTCTTATGAATCGCTCCGTCTCTCTGCCGGCGGTACCGTTGCCTATCGCCACCGCCTCTATTTTATAATCGGTCACGGCCTTTAGAATTTCGTCCGCGCTTTTTTTCTCCTCCGACCTGGGCGGGTGTGGGAAGATCACTCCCTCGTGCAGCAGGTCTCCCTGGGCGTTAAGGCATACAAACTTGCAACCGGTGCGAAAGCCGGGATCGAGAGCCAGTATGTTCCTGGGCCCGAGGGGAGGGGCCATCAGGACCTTGCGCACGTTCTTGGCGAAGACCCCTATCGCCTCCCTGTCAGCCCGGTTTTTCAGCGCGTTGCGAAGCTCTGTCTCCATCGAGGGCGCAAGCAGACGCCTGTAACCGCCGACGATAGCCTCGCTCACGAGTGTGGAGTCGGCGGCTGCGCCCTTTATGAACAGGTCGCGAAGGATTCGGAGGGCCTCCTCTTCGGGGGGGAGTATCGACAGCGACAGGAGCTTCTCCCTCTCTCCCCTGAGCATGGCCAGCACCCTGTGAGAAGGGGCGTGCGCCGCCCGCTCCTCCCAGTCGAACCAGTCCCTGTAGTTGGCCGCCTCCTGTTCCTTGCCCCTTGCGCACCTGCTGGTTAGCCTTCCCCTTCTCGCGAACAGAACCCGCATTCTCCTGCGTGCGATTATGTCCTCGCTTATCCTCTCGGCGATTATGTCCCTGGCGCCCTCGAGAGCCTCTTCGGTCGTGGCGGTCCCTCCCTCCGCGGAGACGAAAGCCGCCGCCAGTTCGACCGGGTCGGTCCCGTCCTGCATGAGAAGCCTGTCCGCAAGAGGCCCGAGCCCCTTTTCGGCGGCTACCGAGGCCCTGGTTTTTCTTTTGGGACGATGGGGAAGGTAGATATCCTCGAGCTCGGTGATCGAGCCGGCCGCCATCAGCTTCCGCTCCAATTCGGGTGTCAGCGCGGCCCTCCCCTCAAGGGAGGACAGAATGCTTCCCCTCCTCGCTTCCAGGGCATCAAGCCGCTCGGACAGGTCCTTGATCGATATTATCGACTCCTCGTCCAGGGCGCCGGTAGCTTCCTTCCTGTAGCGCGCGATAAAGGGGACGGTACAGCCCTCCTCAAGGAGCTTTAAAACAGCCTTCACAGAGGCCGTCGGCATTTTCAGGTTCGTTGATATGCGATTGCTTCGTTCTGCGAACATGCTCCACTACCTCTCATGGGCGATTTTGGTCGAAGTTTGCCGATACAATCATTCTAGCACGATGAATACCGAGTTGAAATATCGTGATACAATCTTCGAAGAAAAGGGAGACTTGGTATATGGAAAAGGGTATGCACCTCGGTCTTTACAGGAGGTATATTTTAGGCATCAGGATGCCGCCGAATATAGAGCGGTTCAGAGGAAAGGCGATACTGCATTTTTCCGACACGCCCTCGACTTTTTACGGCGCTATGCGGCACATCATCGCCCTGCTGAACCCCCTGTACATAGTTCACACGGGCGACCTGGCCGACGAGATAAAGCTCGAGCTGCACCCGGGGGAGCTTCCCCTCTACAAAAAGAAGCTGGTGGAGCTCGTCCGGGTTCTCTCCCCGGTCCAAGGGGACCGGGTCGTCATAGTGATCGGAAATCACGACCACGAGGAGAGCGTGCGCGGCCTCTTCCCGGGCGGGCAAGTGCTCGATGGGAGGGGCAGGGTCGACCTGCTCGGCATGGAGCTGAACCTGAGCCACACGAGAGAGGACCTGCTGATGCCGTTGTCGCGTTTCAACCTGTTCGGGCACTCCTGTCCGCTGGACGAACAGGGAGACAAGGAGAACATCCTTCTCAACGGGTTGCACGCGGTTCACGCCCTTCACGTGGAGTCGGGGGAGGTTTTGTCGATCGCCTACCCGGCGTATGTCGACGACGCGCGTTTCAACAGGAAGAAGATAGGTCTATAAAGAAAAGGAGGTGCTTGCATGCTTCCGATCGTCCGCGGCGGTCCTCGCATAATGATCCTCAAGGGCGAGCGCGAAGAGCTGGACCGTGTTCTGGCCGAGGCCTTCCCGGTCGCGCTTCATACTTTTCAAAGCGCCATAGACGCCGCAGGAGAGGGGCAGACCATCGTGGCGCTTCACGGGGATGGCGAGAGGGGGCGCAGGGAATACCGGGTGCTTCCCTCGTCGTCGGACGACGTCCTGGCCGTGCTCTTGAACAGGGCTGCCGGCATCCTCGACTCGGTCCGCCTGCTTCCCAGGATCCTCTTCTTCAGGATAATAGGCGACTCCGAAAGGGTACTGGAGCAGATGGAGGCCGACCTTGACGAGGGCGTCATCCCAGATGCAGTCGTCAAAAGAGGAAGGCTGAGGTCACTCCTCGGAGTCCACAGGAGCAACGAGATAGCGATATGCTTTACCAGGGCGTCCCTCAGAGGGCCCGTCGCAGTATCCGACTTTATGGACGAAGTGCTTCTAGTCGACGGAGTTTTCTACCACGATCTTTACGCTTTTCTTCGAAACCGCGCTCTCTGGTTCTTCACGGAGGGACTGGAGAACCGCACGTGGAACGAGATGGAGATCAGGGTGTACGACACTTGGGGATACTACATGGACCACGTAAAACGACTGCGCACCGTGCTCGACTCTCTCGAGATCGGCATGATTCTCGGCGAGGGGTGGGGAAAGGACTTTGGCCACATCCTCATCCCTGTGCGCGTCTACAGGCTGCGCCTCTTCTCCTTTCTCTCCCCGGAGCAGGTCAAGGAGATCCTGGTCGGACTCGAGTACGCGGAGGACGGGGACAGGCTTGTCGATTACGATCTCTACCACGGAAAGGATAAGATCTCCTGGGGCGGCATGAAAAGGGAAAGGGGACCGAGGGACCAGATCGGCAAGACGGCGCGGGAGAAGCTCTTCTCCAGCCTCAAAAGCAACGATCGGGAGCTACTGCAGAAGCTCGAGGAGAGGGTTGTCACGCTGAGAAAGAGCAGGGAAACGGGGGGTTAGAGGACGGCGAGGCCCGGGCCGGAAGTAGGACTTGTATTCATCGACTTCGTAGAAAAAGACTATCTCCTTGCATATTTCTCGCTCATGAGATTATACTTGTAACATCGAGGGGTATTCTTCCAGAGAACAGAAGCGGCGGACTTTTATCGCATTCCCGCCTCGGCGGACAGGCCGGAGAGGCGTATTCGCCTCCCTCGCGCCCTTGCCGCGAAGCGGTCCGATATACGTAGATCGTCAACTACGAAGGAGGTCGCAAACTATGGAAGTGCTGAGGGTCTCTGCAAAGTCACAGCCGAAGTCGGTCGCGGGCGCTATTGCAGCGGTGTTGCGGGAAAAAGGAG is from Synergistaceae bacterium and encodes:
- a CDS encoding chromate transporter, which translates into the protein MRYVDEPHVASFFLGVSCAVVVIIGEVVWNMACVSCRGGWRNIVALSVAAGLILIANVHPFLALVAAVTVRLIAGERASA
- a CDS encoding chromate transporter, which gives rise to MSVLVSLAAVFARIGLAAFGGGLATIPFIHFELVATRGWLTERSFSEVVSLAQMTPGPLALNAATYVGYRVAGVAGSFVATLSVILAPLSLLVAVLFLLSRASREWRGTVKRLQSALRPAVSGMMLAAFWMILRPLGDDWRLPFLAVCLFLARGVGGVLADYPLLLLLAAGVVGVLLL
- a CDS encoding aldehyde ferredoxin oxidoreductase family protein, which produces MEMKIAVVDLTDSSTETIVIGDALLRKYLGGSGIGTYLLFEYGSPLFDPLSPDNPLIFVNGPFQGAGIPTSGRHHVLSRSPLTGIFGESDCGGTFGFHMRRAGFGGVVFTGRADSPVYAALVDGRVEIRDASSLWGRDTFETERLLQELERPSGVACIGPAGENGVLFASVMHDGANARAAGRGGMGAVMGSKNLKAIVARGSERAKLHNEGRVRERSSAMSRLYMEKLQSMTRFGTAGGVALAERNGDLPIKNWSVGSWPENVMSITGQAMAETILKGTWGCVTCPIRCGRDVEFEEIKGSGPEYETIGMLGSNCMVDDLKTIGRANDICNRTGMDTISAGSAVAFAMELYERGILGERDIGYPLRWGDGNAMLRLLSDIAEMRDIGSLLAQGTKKAAELIGNGVERYAIHVKGMDLPAHDPRCYKSLATGYATSNRGACHLSGYTYAFERSAIYPDLGVEEVMDRTTDEGKGRLNVDFQNMMGVLDSLKMCKFPFSTTRVDDILEWLNGITGWSMTAEELLEAGERIFNLKRVFNVACGVTAKDDTLPERILREPRGSGGSPFTLPDLSAQLREYYSARGWTKDGSPAIDRLESLGLEEYVPWLDVRSFDDGECMDNGREIQP
- a CDS encoding YibE/F family protein, with protein sequence MLLVVSFLLAWPASWLVDMYVLSRWNTDDSAIVLLEEVMGRTTEYDAQGAGEWSTERVGVRITFRNGPLAGKTETVDIIQLADSRLELAPGREYLFLVDVFDDGTYQCSISDRYRIPVVAGFITFACLAFSVLTGMAGVKALAGLFCSLFLLLGWFVPKLAHGGTPVPFAILAVAGVSILTIVFVVPRRNLWPIPFIGAVGGTVAASMTGWIMVSLWQLTGLENDSALLLFSLVPWMELRGLLLAAVMVGAIGAVLDVAISVTSTMAELYSYDPDITLRRLWQAGINVGSDVLGSMINTLILAYLGSSLPFVVLIVLEGPDMTALLNDPHIAQEFLRSVAGTVGLLLTIPVTATAGIWWMSRFPPVIKRTVDPADEKIS
- the gap gene encoding type I glyceraldehyde-3-phosphate dehydrogenase — translated: MKRVAINGLGRIGRLALRCYMENKPSDVEIVALNSRRTPEDMAYYIKYDSVHGRAKFAVEPGESSIKLGDTVFPMLKEGDPSTLPWKELGVDIVLECTGAFNKREKAAAHLDSGAKKVLVSAPVSDADLMVVLGVNEGDYDPSKHFVISNASCTTNSIAPVTKVINDSFGIDYLMGTTIHAYTSTQLLVDAPRGGGRKGRAAAVSLVPATTGAAKAMIPLFPELNGRMDMIAVRVPVANGSLTDVVVNLKKEATVEALNSALKTAADGYLKGILEYSDEELVSADIIGNTHSGIVDGLSTKVVQGKVAKVMVWYDNEYGYSQRMIDLAEYIARKG
- a CDS encoding HD domain-containing protein yields the protein MPLFHTMLRRLTLLMATALVLACLAGELPASAERKRILILNSYTTEDLWTAKVNQGIFSVFRERGVDVEFLVEEIGITRTMPALYLPELRTLLQKRYTSIPLDLIITTENNALNFALEQVGAALPDVPIVFSSLTDRHLIRRFPDERATGVFSEDSALFLLRELIRLHGDIPKIALLVDRTPRGFMDLARLRDAAITLSFPTQRIFPYIGLSIEEMMDSFAKLPPNSVVLLGNFSVSVGGRLIPLPTVVEAIQSANELSTYSLLEETAALGVLGTVTGGGSQIGRMAGEIALKVLGGTATETIPLARGANNRLIFNYAEVKNLGIQRSSLPPGSILHGDPFQEINRFVPLIAGNILLFIILGSSAFILRRKIKARKIAESELFRQSESWKNLFENSPQGIIIYDILGQIKETNSRFRELFRLTDGIPQVGIMSLLAGTGTVFTEEEVFPSFMTNLATSVKSKETKVPDGEGGTIPVSFLTFPLPSVSEEDVYCALFEDISERKRLQAMLRRRTALQKQVTAISSRFVMEGEFGETMKVALGDILNLSGARFASIYVMSETGALVPEIEIFPEGRMERRPNGDDPLFGEDFFWKSLLKKDPLPTVLLVEPSIRDHRLKRDGLHGRIALMPLLLNRNLQGFLALVDPLPRWYDASDEPMLALFSELLSIAIERKREEDALRKAHEIILGRFSGAISVLRQVSELRDDSTSGHQKNVSELAESLAVEMNLPEETRMAVRYAGLVHDIGKLYIPAEILGKPSFLSEAEYELVKKHPEYGHNILSTLDFPWPLAKIVLQHHERVDGSGYPYGLTMGEICLEARILAVVDSYDAMVSDRPYRKSKGEQEALDELCDLAGSAYDPEIVQAFVSLRKKRAAGE